The following coding sequences lie in one Xanthomonas hortorum pv. pelargonii genomic window:
- a CDS encoding pectate lyase family protein: MIIKTLNGALALALSACAASAIAGPVGYGAATTGGGNKAPVNVATFEAMQAAIDSYSGSGGLVLNYTGKFDFSTIKDVCAQWKLPAKTVQIKNKSDVTIKGANGSAANFGVWVVGNANNIIIQNMTIGLLQGGEDADSISLEGNSSGSPSKIWVDHNTVFASLTKCSGAGDASFDGGIDMKKGVHHVTVSYNHVYNYQKVALNGFSDSDTKNSAARTTYHHNRFENVESRVPLQRRGLSHIYNNYFNNVTTSGINVRMGGVAKIESNYFENIKNPVTSRDSSEIGYWDLINNYVGSGITWGTPDGSKPYANATNWITTKVFPEPLGYTYSITPAAQVKAKVIATAGAGKNLAE; this comes from the coding sequence ATGATCATCAAGACACTCAATGGCGCACTCGCGCTTGCACTGTCCGCTTGCGCGGCGAGTGCCATCGCCGGCCCGGTCGGGTACGGTGCCGCCACCACCGGCGGCGGCAACAAGGCCCCGGTCAACGTCGCCACCTTCGAAGCGATGCAGGCCGCCATCGACAGCTATTCCGGCAGTGGCGGGCTGGTGCTCAATTACACCGGCAAGTTCGACTTCAGCACCATCAAGGACGTCTGCGCGCAGTGGAAGCTGCCGGCCAAGACCGTGCAGATCAAGAACAAGAGCGATGTCACCATCAAGGGCGCGAATGGCTCGGCGGCCAACTTCGGTGTGTGGGTGGTGGGCAACGCCAACAACATCATCATCCAGAACATGACCATCGGCTTGCTGCAAGGCGGCGAAGATGCGGATTCGATTTCGTTGGAAGGTAATTCCAGCGGCTCACCGTCCAAAATCTGGGTCGATCACAACACCGTGTTCGCCTCGTTGACCAAGTGCTCCGGTGCCGGCGATGCGTCCTTCGATGGCGGCATCGACATGAAGAAGGGCGTGCACCACGTCACCGTGTCCTACAACCACGTCTACAACTATCAAAAGGTCGCGCTCAATGGATTCAGCGACAGCGACACCAAGAACTCGGCCGCGCGCACCACCTATCATCACAACCGCTTCGAGAATGTCGAGTCGCGCGTGCCGCTGCAGCGGCGCGGGCTGAGCCACATTTACAACAACTACTTCAACAACGTCACCACCTCTGGCATCAACGTGCGCATGGGCGGCGTGGCGAAGATCGAATCCAACTACTTCGAGAACATCAAGAACCCGGTGACCTCGCGCGACAGCAGCGAGATCGGCTACTGGGACCTGATCAACAACTACGTCGGCAGCGGCATCACCTGGGGCACGCCGGATGGCAGCAAGCCCTACGCCAACGCCACCAACTGGATCACCACCAAGGTGTTCCCGGAACCGCTGGGCTACACCTACAGCATCACCCCGGCCGCGCAGGTCAAGGCCAAGGTGATCGCCACTGCAGGTGCCGGCAAGAACCTGGCGGAATGA